A genomic region of Alistipes megaguti contains the following coding sequences:
- a CDS encoding EamA family transporter, which produces MWKYYALLSALFAALTAIFAKVGVREINSDLATAIRTSIILILTWGIVIFRHQAAAIREIETHTWLFLVLSGIATGLSWLFYFKALQTGDVSRVAPIDKLSVVITIVLSMLFLKEPASPRVVAGALLITCGSIIMLIK; this is translated from the coding sequence ATGTGGAAATACTATGCCCTGCTCTCGGCCCTGTTCGCCGCTCTGACGGCCATCTTTGCCAAAGTCGGCGTCAGGGAGATCAATTCGGATCTCGCCACAGCTATTCGCACCTCCATCATCCTGATACTGACGTGGGGTATCGTGATTTTCCGGCATCAGGCCGCTGCCATCCGCGAGATCGAAACCCACACGTGGCTCTTCCTCGTCCTCTCGGGAATCGCCACGGGACTCTCCTGGCTCTTCTACTTCAAGGCCCTCCAGACGGGAGACGTGTCGCGCGTCGCCCCCATTGACAAACTGAGCGTGGTCATCACCATCGTCCTGTCGATGCTCTTCCTCAAAGAACCCGCATCGCCCCGCGTAGTGGCCGGAGCCCTGCTGATCACCTGCGGAAGCATCATCATGCTGATCAAGTAA
- a CDS encoding NAD(P)/FAD-dependent oxidoreductase, producing MEQNEEKQPCDVIVIGAGAAGLMAAGTAAQNGHRVLLLEKMEKSGRKVRITGKGRCNVTNARPAEEFASQVRTNAEFFAPAFAAFNNRATIRFFERRGVKLEIERGERVFPKSGKAWDIANALLDYCVENGVKILYDTRVTGILTLAGRVFGVKYINKRGFERKEEAPRVILATGGVSYPATGSTGDGYAFAADLGHTIEPLRPSLTPLVTSHPQVRYLHKLLLRNVRATLYVDNAPVREEFGELGFSERGIEGAVALRMSRDAVDALIDGHRVKLVVDLKPALTEEQLRDRIARERAEMAPTEFFGELLRKLVPQPLVQPLAHEIDIHTKDYVSKITDEQVTRLIRTLKGLTFPISDYAPFEYAVTTAGGVRCDEVNPQTMESLKVPGLYLAGEVLDLDANTGGYNLQIAFSTGRLAGQLRK from the coding sequence ATGGAACAGAATGAAGAAAAACAACCCTGCGACGTGATCGTCATCGGGGCTGGAGCCGCGGGACTGATGGCTGCGGGCACGGCGGCACAGAACGGCCATCGGGTGCTGCTTCTGGAGAAGATGGAGAAGTCGGGTCGCAAGGTCCGCATAACGGGCAAGGGTCGCTGCAACGTCACCAACGCCCGGCCGGCCGAGGAGTTTGCCTCGCAGGTGCGGACCAACGCGGAGTTCTTCGCCCCGGCCTTTGCGGCCTTCAACAACCGGGCGACGATCCGTTTTTTCGAGCGCCGGGGGGTGAAACTCGAGATTGAACGCGGCGAGCGGGTCTTTCCGAAGAGCGGCAAGGCGTGGGACATCGCCAATGCGCTGCTGGACTACTGCGTCGAGAACGGCGTGAAGATCCTCTACGATACGCGCGTGACGGGGATCCTGACCCTTGCCGGTCGGGTCTTCGGGGTGAAATACATCAACAAGCGGGGCTTTGAGCGCAAGGAGGAGGCTCCGCGGGTGATCCTGGCCACGGGGGGTGTTTCGTATCCGGCCACGGGGTCGACGGGCGACGGTTACGCCTTTGCGGCGGACTTGGGCCACACGATCGAACCGTTGCGGCCGTCGCTCACGCCGCTTGTGACGTCGCACCCGCAGGTCCGCTACCTCCACAAGCTGCTGCTGCGCAACGTGCGGGCGACGCTTTACGTCGATAACGCTCCGGTCCGCGAGGAGTTCGGCGAACTGGGCTTTTCGGAGCGAGGCATCGAAGGGGCCGTGGCGCTGCGGATGAGCCGCGATGCGGTTGATGCGCTGATCGACGGCCATCGGGTGAAACTCGTGGTCGACCTCAAGCCGGCGCTGACCGAAGAGCAGCTGCGCGACCGCATCGCACGTGAGCGGGCCGAGATGGCCCCGACGGAGTTCTTCGGCGAGTTGCTGCGCAAACTGGTTCCGCAGCCGCTGGTGCAGCCGCTGGCCCACGAGATAGACATCCACACGAAGGATTACGTTTCGAAGATTACGGACGAACAGGTGACGCGCCTGATCCGCACGTTGAAGGGGCTGACCTTTCCGATCTCGGACTACGCGCCGTTCGAATATGCCGTGACGACGGCCGGCGGGGTCCGCTGCGACGAGGTCAACCCGCAGACGATGGAGTCGCTGAAGGTCCCGGGGCTCTACCTGGCGGGCGAGGTGCTCGACCTGGATGCCAATACGGGGGGCTATAACCTTCAGATTGCCTTTTCGACGGGGCGTCTGGCAGGCCAGCTCAGGAAATAA
- a CDS encoding cob(I)yrinic acid a,c-diamide adenosyltransferase, producing the protein MKVYTKTGDRGQTSLIGGERVPKSDERVEAYGTVDELTAFTALLTDQLRGDAALAPTVDDLNRILSRLMTVEALLAADSEGRKRLSPLSGEAIAWLEGRIDAMQTRLPTIDKFTIPGGHPAVSWSHVCRTVCRRAERAALRADAKYGADPTALVWLNRLSDYFYVLGRMLTVHFGVEETLWIP; encoded by the coding sequence ATGAAAGTGTATACGAAGACGGGCGACCGGGGCCAGACCTCGCTGATCGGGGGAGAGCGGGTCCCGAAGAGCGACGAACGGGTCGAGGCCTACGGTACGGTGGACGAACTGACGGCCTTCACGGCGCTGTTGACCGACCAACTGCGGGGCGATGCCGCACTAGCCCCGACGGTCGACGATCTGAACCGGATCCTTTCGCGGCTGATGACGGTCGAGGCGTTGCTGGCGGCTGACAGCGAGGGGCGTAAGAGACTCTCGCCGCTGTCCGGCGAGGCGATTGCATGGCTTGAGGGGAGGATCGATGCGATGCAGACCCGGCTTCCGACGATCGACAAGTTCACGATTCCGGGGGGTCATCCGGCCGTGTCGTGGAGTCACGTCTGCCGGACGGTGTGCCGCCGGGCGGAGCGGGCGGCGCTGCGTGCCGATGCAAAATACGGGGCTGACCCGACGGCGCTGGTGTGGTTGAACCGGCTGTCGGATTACTTCTACGTGCTGGGGCGGATGCTGACGGTCCATTTCGGCGTTGAGGAGACGCTGTGGATCCCCTGA